CGGGCGAGCAACTCGCCGACGCCGCGCGCCGCTCCGGTGACGACGGCGACCTGCCCTTCGAGACCGACCCTGCTCATGCGCCCTCCTTGATCTGCGGCACCGGGGTGCCGTGGGACTGCTGCGGTACGCCGGGGGTGCCCGACGTGAGGTCGTCCGGCGTGAGGTCGTCCGGCGTGACGTACGTGGTGACCAGTTCCCGGATCCTGCCGGTCACCTGGTCGGACGCCTCGACCGGGGTCATGTGGCCGACGCCGGGCAGTTCGGTCAGGCCGACGCAGTGCGGCAGCGCGGCCACCAGCGCGCGGGCGTGCACGGGCGGGGTGAGCCGGTCCCGGGCGCCGTGCACCACCGCGGTGGGCACCCGCAACTCCCGTACGCCGTGGTCGAGATCGAGCGCCGCGAGGACACCGGCCCAGGCGTGGCGCACGGCCCGGGGGCAGGCGTGCACGATGTGCGCGCACGCCTCCACCATGTGCGGGGCCGAACCGGCGCCCATGGTGCCGTACTTGAGGACGCGCTTCGCCAGCGGCGTGACCGGGCCCAGCGGCGCGCGCGAACCGAGGATGCGGCCGGTGATCCAGGTGCGCGCCCGTCCGGCGCGCAGCGGCACCACACGCGACTCGGCGACCAGCCGGGAACTGCCCGTGCTGCACAGCAGGACGGCGGCGGTGTGCTCGCGGAAGCGGGCCCGGCCGGCTGCGGCCATGACCGTCATCCCGCCCATGGAGTGGCCGACCACCAGGGCCTTCTCCCCGCGCTCCAGCGCCTGCGCGAGCACCGCTTCGAGGTCGTCGGCCAGTGCGTCGGTGGTGCAGGCGGGGCTCGCCGGGCTGCGCCCGTGACCCCGCTGGTCGTAGGCGATCACCCGGTGGTCACGCGCCAGTTCGCGGATCTGGGCCGCCCAGAAGGCGGTCGAACAGGTCCAGCCGTGCGCGAGCACGACCGCGGGTGCCCCCGCGGGCCCGTGCACCTCGACGTGCAGCCGCGCGCCGTCGGCGGAGACGACGGTGAGGGTGCGGGCGGGAGCGGGCGGCGCGTAGGGCCCGGAGGCCACGGAGAGGGCGCGGCTCATGCGGCGGCCCCGCTCTTCGGCGCGCCACCGGTGGCGGCCGAGGGAGTGGCCTCGGGCGAGGGGGTGGCCTCGGGCGTGGAGGCGGACGCGGACGAGGCGGCGGACGCAGGCGTGGAGGCGGGCGCCGGTCCGCCGGTCCCCCGCGTGCCGGCCTTGCGGACGACCTGGTACTCCGCCAGATCCACCCGCCGGGTCGCGCGCCGGAACTCCGTCGTCGTACCGGGCCAGATGGTGGTGTTGCGGCCGCTCGGGTCGAGGTACCAGCTCGTGCAGCCGCCGGTGTTCCACACGGTCCGCCGCATGCGCTCCTGCACCCGCTGGTTCCAGGCGTCGACGGCGGCGGGGCGGGCGTCGAGCGCGGCCCGGCCGCCGAGGACGTCGAGCTGACGCAGGTAGTCCGCCATGTAGTTCAGCTGGGACTCGATCATCAGGATCATGGAGGAGTTCCCGAGGCCGGTGTTGGGCCCGATGATCGTCATCCAGTTGGGGAACCCGGCCGCCGCGGCTCCGCGCAGCGCCTGCATCCCGTTCTTCCAGGTCTCCGCGAGGGTGACGCCGTCCGCGCCGACCACCCGCTCGGCGATGGGCATGTCCGTGACGTGGAAGCCCGTGCCGAAGACGATCGCGTCGGCCTCGGCCTCGCTGCCGTCGGCGGCGACCAGGGTCGAGCCGCGGATCTCGGCGAGCCCGCTCGCCACGACGTCCACGTTCGGTTGGGCCAGCGCCGGGTAGTACGCGCTGGACAGCAGGATCCGCTTGCAGCCGATGCGGTAGTCCGGGGTGAGCTTGGCGCGCAGCGCCGGGTCCTTGATCGCCCGGGCCATGTTGCGCTTGGCGAGCTGCTCGACCAGACCGAGTTCGTCGGGGTGTTTGGTGAACGCCTGCACCTGGAGCTCCCGGATGCCCCACAGCAGGCCGCGCCGGAGCTGGGTGGTGAAGGGCAGCGCCCGGTGCAGCCGGCGCTCGGCGCCGCTGATCGCCCGGTCCACCCGGGGCATCACC
Above is a genomic segment from Streptomyces collinus Tu 365 containing:
- a CDS encoding alpha/beta fold hydrolase — protein: MSRALSVASGPYAPPAPARTLTVVSADGARLHVEVHGPAGAPAVVLAHGWTCSTAFWAAQIRELARDHRVIAYDQRGHGRSPASPACTTDALADDLEAVLAQALERGEKALVVGHSMGGMTVMAAAGRARFREHTAAVLLCSTGSSRLVAESRVVPLRAGRARTWITGRILGSRAPLGPVTPLAKRVLKYGTMGAGSAPHMVEACAHIVHACPRAVRHAWAGVLAALDLDHGVRELRVPTAVVHGARDRLTPPVHARALVAALPHCVGLTELPGVGHMTPVEASDQVTGRIRELVTTYVTPDDLTPDDLTSGTPGVPQQSHGTPVPQIKEGA
- a CDS encoding flavin-containing monooxygenase, producing MAEHEHVRVAVIGSGFGGLGAAVRLRREGITDFVVLERAGSVGGTWRDNSYPGCACDVPSHLYSFSFAPNPDWPRTFSGQEHIRAYLEHVTDVFGLRPHLRFDAEVKMMRWDGEELRWEIETATGTLTADVVVSATGPLSDPKTPEIPGLETFPGEVFHSARWDHDYDLAGKRVAVVGTGASAIQIVPAIQPEVGRLTLFQRTPAWVMPRVDRAISGAERRLHRALPFTTQLRRGLLWGIRELQVQAFTKHPDELGLVEQLAKRNMARAIKDPALRAKLTPDYRIGCKRILLSSAYYPALAQPNVDVVASGLAEIRGSTLVAADGSEAEADAIVFGTGFHVTDMPIAERVVGADGVTLAETWKNGMQALRGAAAAGFPNWMTIIGPNTGLGNSSMILMIESQLNYMADYLRQLDVLGGRAALDARPAAVDAWNQRVQERMRRTVWNTGGCTSWYLDPSGRNTTIWPGTTTEFRRATRRVDLAEYQVVRKAGTRGTGGPAPASTPASAASSASASTPEATPSPEATPSAATGGAPKSGAAA